A single Crateriforma conspicua DNA region contains:
- a CDS encoding alpha-2-macroglobulin family protein codes for MTAVSIRRIAFASASLLSAFLLMASLGMTQDEPSDPQSQWQAVQQAINQGRPKTAIEKLDPIVRRAAENKQYDEWIKAVTQRIVLQGMIQGNKPEEKITRMQTQIDQAPDEVRPILQAIVANWYWHYFQQNRWRFMQRTETETAPSEDFTEWSLPRILREIDRQFDLAFEDTETLKAAKVEQYEQLLDNHDRGANFRPTLYDVLAHNALSFYSSGTQAGNQIEDAFVLSADDPIFDTTERFLAWTPDTSDEDSLLLRSIQLYQDLLRFHADDESPDARLDADLGRLSFGNNHAQGDDKTQRYQSALERFIEDHRGETVTSRAIHELAQIHFNENDRVTAHRLCIDALEDYPDSIGANRCFNLLEQIRSKSLHIEAERVWADPVPPIHVRYQNITKVHFKLVEFDFDAFVNSDRYRPMQMDDDFRDALLSMPAVSTWEADLTDHGDFRQHSHSVKVPDGITPGSYYLLASQSADFAKSDNQLSIAEVWVSDLALVIRNDNRTGRLSGFVLNAKSGEPIRGASVRSWMREPRTNRFRPLRTVRSDANGLFQINAADRNSVMLLASHDGNRLSSHNYFNTRRVEPNHRTNESTQFFTDRSLYRPGQTIRFKGICLSVYQHQDQYKVLKNRSLSVTLSDPNGKEVETLKVRTNDYGSFSGSFTAPRDRLTGRMTLKVVDGPRGQANINVEEYKRPKFQVELEPLADQASLNQVVTATGKATAYTGAAINDAKVTWRVVRSVNYPVWWYWRCWWMPPQSSSQEIAHGTSMTDGSGRFEIEFTAKPDASVAKDSEPTFRYEIHADVTDTTGETRSDKRTISLGYTSLAASMTADDWLTADEPVSIRIRTTSLDGQPQAATGTVKIHRLVQPDQVTRQSLTRAPDPFSPPALFDEGETKSPDEIDPTNPNSWPLGDVVAETEFETNASGQTTFKASLDAGIYRAVLTSRDDRGNEISALHPMQVLDLDAKQLDIRLPEIYQAKSWSVEVGEDFQVFWGSGYEQARAFVEIEHRGKVLKSFWTPADRTQALIEQKVEPGMRGGFTIRTTMVRENRAFLHSNTVSVPWSNKNLSIRWEHFVSKLSPAEKQTWTAIIEGPDAERAAAEMVATLYDVSLDAYQPHQWLQRFSVFRRDGSSVRSYFQNHNQNLQVFWNDWTTRNRDGSLVYPSLAGELVHNFMGYQFMRGRMMRGGMGGAMGRSNMFFGAAPQAAPMAASPEMADAFGMDDAEVAEGAIMSKASAGMGGIGGGGEAEQAPQPDIDLSGVQARKNLNETAFFFPHLTASDDGTVRMEFTMPEALTEWKFMGFAHDTELASGGLIDSVVTSKDLMIQPNPPRFLREGDQIEFTVKVSNLSPSRQTGTVRLTFANARTGDTVDALLGNDSVDQTFEVAAGESKSYSWRLNVPDEIGFLTYKAVGSTGRLSDGEEGYLPVLSRRILVTESLALPIRGAQTKDFRFDKLADSAGSESLRHQSLTVQMVSNPSWYAVMALPYLMEFPHECSEQLFNRIYANALARKIVNSDPKIERIFEQWRGTETLDSPLLKNEDLKAVMIEETPWYRQAQAESQARRNVAVLFDTNRLNDELDRAVEKLADRQLDDGTWSWFPGGRQNRYITLYIVTGFGRLDHLGVNIETDVVDLAIPELDTWMTEIYEDIKAKDRDKNHLSSTVALYLYGRSFFLKDHPIAAEHRQAIDYWVDQASTHWLKLANRQSQAHLAIALKRFGKTSSARAIMVSIKERSVTDEEMGMFWRDTELSWWWYRAPIETQAMMIEAFDEVMDDQVAVEDCKVWLLKQKQTQDWKTTKATADAVYALLLRGGNELASDEIVTVALGGEEIQPERIEAGTGFYEQRFTGSEISAKQADVRVTKVDDGVAWGSVHWQYMEDIANVTAHEGTPLKLSKQLYVKKNTASGPKLQRVDGPVEVGDELVVRLVLATDRDMEYLHLKDHRGSGTEPVNVLSSYRYQDGLAYYESTRDTASHFFIDYLPKGKYVFEYSTRVQLRGEYQTGLANIQCMYAPEFNSHSESLPIQVQ; via the coding sequence ATGACTGCCGTGTCGATTCGACGAATTGCTTTCGCGAGTGCTTCGCTTTTGTCCGCGTTCCTATTGATGGCTTCACTCGGCATGACGCAAGACGAACCTTCGGATCCGCAATCCCAATGGCAGGCGGTCCAGCAAGCGATCAACCAAGGACGTCCCAAAACCGCCATCGAAAAATTGGATCCGATCGTCCGGCGCGCCGCCGAAAACAAACAGTACGACGAATGGATCAAAGCGGTCACGCAGCGGATCGTTTTGCAGGGAATGATCCAGGGCAACAAGCCGGAAGAAAAGATCACCCGAATGCAAACGCAGATCGATCAGGCTCCCGACGAGGTGCGTCCGATCCTGCAAGCTATCGTTGCGAACTGGTACTGGCATTACTTCCAACAAAACCGCTGGCGTTTCATGCAGCGGACCGAAACGGAAACCGCACCGAGCGAAGATTTCACCGAGTGGAGTCTGCCACGAATCTTGCGTGAAATTGATCGCCAATTCGACTTGGCCTTCGAAGACACTGAAACATTGAAAGCCGCCAAGGTCGAACAGTACGAACAGTTGCTGGACAACCATGATCGTGGCGCCAACTTTCGGCCGACGTTGTATGACGTGCTGGCCCACAACGCATTGAGTTTTTACAGCAGTGGAACTCAGGCGGGCAACCAAATCGAAGATGCCTTCGTCTTGTCGGCCGACGACCCCATCTTTGACACCACCGAGCGGTTCCTTGCTTGGACACCAGACACGTCCGATGAGGATTCGTTGTTGCTGCGATCGATTCAGCTTTATCAAGATCTGCTGCGGTTCCACGCCGACGACGAATCCCCCGACGCACGACTGGACGCGGACTTAGGCCGCCTGAGTTTCGGCAACAACCACGCCCAAGGTGACGACAAGACCCAGCGTTACCAATCCGCCCTGGAACGCTTCATCGAAGATCATCGTGGCGAAACCGTCACCTCGCGAGCGATCCACGAACTGGCCCAAATTCACTTCAACGAAAACGATCGTGTCACAGCACACCGACTGTGCATCGACGCGTTGGAAGACTATCCGGATTCGATCGGCGCGAATCGTTGCTTCAACTTGTTGGAACAGATCCGCAGCAAATCACTTCACATCGAAGCCGAACGTGTTTGGGCCGATCCCGTTCCACCGATCCACGTTCGCTATCAAAACATCACCAAAGTTCATTTCAAACTGGTCGAATTTGATTTCGACGCTTTCGTCAATTCGGATCGCTATCGCCCGATGCAGATGGATGACGATTTTCGCGATGCTTTGTTGTCGATGCCGGCGGTCAGCACTTGGGAAGCCGACCTGACCGACCACGGTGACTTTCGCCAACATAGCCATTCAGTCAAGGTTCCCGATGGGATCACCCCCGGTTCGTATTACCTGCTTGCCAGCCAGTCGGCGGACTTTGCCAAGTCGGACAACCAGCTGAGCATCGCCGAGGTCTGGGTCAGCGATCTGGCGTTGGTCATTCGAAACGACAATCGCACCGGTCGCTTGTCAGGTTTCGTGCTGAACGCAAAATCCGGTGAACCGATCCGTGGTGCCAGCGTGCGATCTTGGATGCGTGAACCGCGGACCAATCGTTTTCGCCCGCTTCGTACCGTTCGCAGCGATGCAAACGGGTTGTTCCAAATCAACGCCGCCGATCGCAACAGCGTGATGCTGCTGGCCAGCCACGACGGAAATCGTCTGAGTTCACACAACTACTTCAACACCCGACGCGTTGAACCGAATCACCGAACCAACGAATCCACTCAGTTTTTTACAGACCGCAGCCTGTATCGCCCCGGTCAAACGATCCGCTTCAAAGGCATCTGTTTGTCGGTGTATCAACACCAAGACCAATACAAGGTCCTGAAGAATCGGTCGCTTAGCGTGACGTTGTCGGATCCGAACGGGAAAGAAGTCGAAACGCTGAAGGTTCGCACCAACGATTACGGCAGCTTTTCCGGCAGCTTCACCGCCCCTCGGGACCGGCTGACCGGACGTATGACGTTGAAAGTCGTCGATGGTCCTCGCGGTCAAGCCAACATCAACGTCGAAGAATACAAACGTCCGAAATTTCAGGTCGAACTGGAACCGCTGGCCGACCAAGCGTCTTTGAATCAAGTCGTCACGGCGACGGGCAAAGCAACGGCTTACACCGGAGCGGCGATCAACGATGCCAAAGTCACTTGGCGTGTCGTGCGATCGGTCAACTATCCGGTCTGGTGGTACTGGCGTTGCTGGTGGATGCCGCCGCAAAGCAGCAGCCAAGAAATCGCCCATGGCACCAGCATGACCGACGGGTCCGGTCGATTTGAAATCGAATTTACGGCGAAACCGGATGCCAGCGTTGCCAAGGATTCCGAGCCGACGTTCCGCTATGAGATTCACGCGGACGTCACCGACACGACCGGCGAAACACGATCCGACAAGCGGACGATCAGCCTAGGTTACACCAGCCTGGCCGCATCAATGACGGCCGACGATTGGTTGACCGCGGACGAACCGGTATCGATCCGAATCCGCACAACTTCGCTGGACGGACAACCCCAAGCGGCAACCGGAACCGTCAAGATTCACCGCTTGGTTCAGCCCGACCAGGTGACTCGTCAATCATTGACGCGTGCTCCTGATCCCTTCAGCCCGCCGGCGTTGTTCGACGAAGGTGAAACGAAATCGCCCGACGAAATCGATCCCACCAATCCAAACTCCTGGCCGCTGGGCGATGTCGTCGCGGAAACCGAATTCGAAACCAACGCCAGCGGCCAGACCACGTTCAAAGCATCGCTGGATGCGGGCATCTATCGTGCGGTGCTGACCAGTCGGGACGATCGCGGAAATGAGATCTCGGCGTTGCATCCGATGCAAGTGCTGGACTTGGACGCCAAGCAACTGGACATTCGGCTGCCCGAGATCTATCAAGCCAAATCGTGGTCGGTCGAAGTCGGCGAGGACTTTCAAGTCTTCTGGGGCAGCGGATATGAACAGGCGCGAGCATTCGTCGAAATCGAACATCGCGGTAAGGTGCTGAAATCTTTCTGGACGCCCGCCGATCGAACCCAAGCATTGATCGAACAGAAAGTCGAACCCGGAATGCGTGGCGGGTTCACGATCCGCACCACGATGGTTCGCGAAAACCGTGCTTTCCTGCACAGCAACACGGTTTCGGTTCCCTGGTCGAACAAGAATTTGTCGATCCGATGGGAACACTTCGTCAGCAAGCTTTCACCGGCGGAAAAACAAACGTGGACCGCCATCATCGAAGGCCCTGACGCCGAACGAGCGGCCGCCGAAATGGTGGCGACGCTATATGACGTATCGCTAGACGCGTACCAACCGCATCAGTGGTTGCAACGCTTCAGCGTCTTTCGCCGTGACGGATCATCGGTGCGATCCTATTTCCAAAACCACAACCAGAACTTGCAAGTTTTCTGGAACGACTGGACCACCCGCAATCGCGACGGCAGCTTGGTGTACCCCAGCCTGGCCGGTGAATTGGTCCACAACTTCATGGGCTATCAATTCATGCGTGGCCGCATGATGCGAGGCGGCATGGGTGGGGCCATGGGACGTTCGAACATGTTTTTTGGTGCCGCGCCCCAGGCCGCACCGATGGCAGCCAGCCCGGAAATGGCCGACGCATTTGGAATGGACGATGCAGAGGTCGCCGAGGGAGCGATCATGTCCAAAGCGTCCGCGGGAATGGGGGGAATTGGCGGAGGCGGTGAGGCGGAACAAGCCCCACAGCCCGACATCGATCTGTCGGGTGTTCAAGCCCGCAAGAATTTGAACGAAACCGCGTTTTTCTTCCCACACTTGACCGCCAGTGACGACGGCACGGTGCGGATGGAATTCACGATGCCCGAAGCCCTGACCGAATGGAAATTCATGGGCTTCGCCCACGATACGGAATTGGCCAGCGGCGGTCTGATCGACAGCGTGGTGACCAGCAAGGATTTGATGATCCAGCCGAATCCGCCGCGTTTCTTACGCGAAGGCGACCAGATCGAATTCACCGTCAAGGTCAGCAACCTGTCGCCGTCACGGCAAACCGGCACTGTTCGACTGACGTTTGCAAACGCTCGCACCGGAGATACCGTCGATGCGTTGCTTGGAAACGATTCGGTCGATCAAACCTTTGAAGTCGCCGCCGGTGAATCCAAGTCTTATTCTTGGCGATTGAATGTTCCCGACGAAATCGGATTCCTGACCTACAAGGCGGTCGGCTCGACCGGGCGTCTTTCCGATGGCGAAGAAGGCTATCTGCCCGTCCTGTCGCGTCGCATTCTGGTCACCGAATCGTTGGCGTTGCCGATCCGTGGTGCACAAACCAAGGACTTTCGTTTCGACAAATTGGCCGATTCGGCGGGGTCGGAATCGCTGCGGCACCAGTCGCTGACCGTGCAAATGGTTTCCAACCCGTCGTGGTACGCCGTGATGGCACTTCCATACCTGATGGAGTTCCCGCACGAGTGCAGCGAACAATTGTTCAACCGAATTTATGCCAACGCGCTGGCGCGAAAGATCGTCAACAGCGATCCGAAGATCGAACGCATCTTTGAACAGTGGCGGGGCACCGAAACGCTGGACAGCCCACTGTTGAAAAACGAAGACTTGAAAGCGGTCATGATCGAAGAAACGCCCTGGTACCGCCAAGCCCAGGCCGAAAGCCAAGCTCGGCGAAACGTCGCGGTGCTTTTTGATACCAACCGTTTGAACGATGAACTTGATCGTGCGGTGGAAAAGCTTGCCGATCGTCAACTGGACGACGGCACCTGGTCGTGGTTCCCCGGTGGACGCCAAAACCGCTACATCACCCTGTACATCGTCACCGGCTTCGGCCGCCTGGATCATCTGGGTGTGAACATCGAAACCGACGTGGTCGACCTTGCGATCCCGGAACTGGATACCTGGATGACGGAGATCTACGAAGACATCAAAGCCAAGGACCGAGACAAGAATCACCTGTCATCCACGGTGGCGTTGTATTTGTACGGCCGCAGCTTTTTCTTGAAAGATCATCCGATCGCTGCGGAGCATCGCCAAGCCATCGACTACTGGGTCGATCAAGCATCCACGCACTGGTTGAAACTGGCCAACCGACAATCGCAGGCACACCTGGCGATCGCCCTGAAACGGTTCGGCAAAACGTCTTCCGCACGCGCTATCATGGTGTCGATCAAAGAACGCAGCGTCACCGACGAAGAAATGGGCATGTTCTGGCGTGACACCGAACTGTCATGGTGGTGGTACCGTGCCCCGATCGAAACCCAGGCGATGATGATCGAAGCCTTCGACGAAGTCATGGACGACCAAGTTGCGGTCGAAGACTGCAAGGTCTGGTTGTTGAAGCAAAAACAAACCCAAGATTGGAAAACAACCAAGGCCACTGCCGACGCCGTGTACGCGTTGCTGTTGCGTGGTGGAAACGAATTGGCATCCGACGAAATCGTCACCGTCGCGCTGGGAGGTGAAGAGATTCAGCCCGAGCGGATCGAAGCGGGCACCGGTTTCTACGAACAACGATTCACCGGGTCAGAAATTTCCGCCAAGCAAGCGGACGTTCGTGTCACGAAGGTCGACGACGGCGTCGCTTGGGGCAGCGTGCACTGGCAATACATGGAAGACATCGCCAACGTGACCGCTCATGAAGGCACGCCGCTGAAACTGTCGAAACAGTTGTACGTCAAAAAGAATACGGCGTCGGGCCCCAAGTTGCAGCGTGTCGATGGCCCGGTGGAAGTCGGCGATGAATTGGTGGTGCGTCTCGTTTTGGCGACCGATCGCGACATGGAATACTTGCACCTGAAGGACCACCGCGGCAGCGGTACAGAACCTGTCAACGTGCTGTCGTCGTATCGCTATCAAGACGGATTGGCGTACTACGAATCCACTCGTGATACCGCCAGCCACTTCTTCATCGACTACCTGCCCAAAGGCAAGTACGTGTTCGAATACTCGACCCGCGTCCAACTGCGTGGTGAATATCAGACGGGTCTTGCGAACATCCAATGCATGTACGCACCGGAGTTCAACAGCCACAGCGAAAGCCTGCCGATCCAGGTCCAGTGA
- a CDS encoding M24 family metallopeptidase, with protein MDFIIAGFADKNATLYRRLGVPLGDPAAFLQLGDQAFGIVRDLEMDRVRQNRPGLQVSCPADHAGPDGLPADRESATAAAVANMVRDRGVGHLSADRTLPLIFAHHLTAAGVTVDYDPDLGVNDRRSKTDQEIEYLSQAQATTESVMRMVCETIADATVDAEGQLLLDGTVLTSERVRSLAAVEFLKLQYTMPHGAIVATAPQVADCHHSGTGPLRTGTPIVVDLFPRCEATRYWGDCTRTVVHGDIDPVVKEMHAAVLEAKSACIAKLLPGVTADQAHHASEAVLLQKGYPSSRGTITDEPSIQHGTGHGIGLDVHEPILLDAGGGEMLAGEVFTVEPGLYGRRCGGIRVEDMVVVTPEGPRNLNELNEGLDWRSV; from the coding sequence ATGGATTTCATCATCGCCGGGTTTGCCGACAAGAACGCGACGCTTTACCGACGCTTGGGAGTCCCCTTGGGCGACCCGGCCGCGTTTTTGCAGCTAGGCGACCAGGCGTTCGGAATTGTGCGTGATCTGGAGATGGATCGCGTGCGACAGAACCGACCCGGTTTGCAAGTATCTTGCCCAGCCGATCATGCCGGCCCCGATGGCTTGCCCGCCGATCGCGAATCGGCGACCGCCGCAGCGGTGGCCAACATGGTGCGCGATCGCGGCGTCGGTCATTTGTCCGCTGATCGAACGTTGCCGCTGATCTTTGCGCATCACCTAACTGCCGCCGGCGTCACGGTCGACTACGACCCCGACCTTGGCGTCAACGACCGACGATCGAAAACGGATCAAGAGATCGAGTACTTGTCGCAGGCCCAGGCGACCACCGAATCGGTGATGCGAATGGTGTGCGAAACGATTGCCGACGCCACCGTCGACGCCGAAGGCCAACTGTTGCTCGATGGCACCGTCCTGACCAGTGAACGAGTCCGCAGTCTGGCCGCGGTGGAATTTTTGAAATTGCAATACACGATGCCCCATGGCGCAATCGTGGCGACCGCGCCTCAAGTGGCCGACTGTCACCACAGTGGCACCGGACCACTGCGGACCGGAACGCCGATCGTCGTGGATTTGTTTCCGCGTTGTGAGGCGACCCGTTACTGGGGCGACTGCACGCGGACGGTCGTCCACGGCGACATCGATCCGGTGGTCAAGGAAATGCACGCGGCGGTTTTGGAAGCCAAATCGGCGTGCATCGCCAAGCTATTGCCGGGCGTCACCGCCGACCAGGCGCATCATGCCAGCGAAGCGGTGTTGTTGCAAAAGGGCTATCCGTCCAGCCGCGGGACGATCACCGATGAACCGTCGATCCAGCACGGCACCGGACACGGCATCGGTTTGGACGTTCACGAACCGATTTTGCTGGATGCCGGCGGTGGTGAGATGTTGGCTGGTGAAGTCTTCACCGTCGAACCTGGTCTATACGGTCGCCGTTGCGGTGGCATCCGCGTCGAAGACATGGTCGTCGTCACGCCAGAAGGCCCTCGCAATTTGAATGAATTGAACGAGGGCCTGGATTGGCGATCGGTTTAG
- a CDS encoding GntP family permease, translating into MPRAALGCDTVADRGSSSRRADSHAARSNNGRLWRLAWAHRFRFVLQRLIDWFMHVWWLVAIAVVAVLSAILVFRLHAFLTLLLAGWLVGLLTLPAALQDYAATEVAKGKMTAQQADSFVKSSAADRLVHAFGETAGKVGVLIALAGVIGSLLMASGAASVIVDAMLRLTGPKRAPEALAASSFVLGVPVFFDTVFYLMVPLAQSLRRKVGKDYVLFLLAILAGGSIAHSLVPPTPGPLQVAEIIGVDVGTMLLAGLGIGSVTSVISLAAARTINRFVEIPLPEAATPDETQDHDAKQALGETASGDRPSLMLSLLPIVVPVVLIATGSTVAYLAQSSSSPTGGWVKAVDNLCDKNVALAIGCALSFLLMRYCDPKEKNKLVATSLAAAGSIILITAAGGAFGAMLRQAGIAGAVAGLAEGVPGLMILPLAFIVTVAIRTLQGSATVAMITAAGVMQGFAADGTLPFHPVYLAMAIGAGSKPVSWMTDSAFWVITRMSGMTEAQGLKVISPMSTAMGLAALLVTVSFAYFLPMAG; encoded by the coding sequence GTGCCCCGAGCTGCCCTTGGCTGTGATACCGTAGCCGATCGCGGCAGTTCGTCACGTCGGGCGGATTCGCACGCGGCCCGCAGCAACAACGGCCGACTGTGGCGATTGGCGTGGGCCCATCGTTTCCGGTTCGTCCTTCAACGTTTGATCGATTGGTTTATGCACGTTTGGTGGTTGGTGGCGATTGCGGTCGTCGCGGTATTGTCCGCGATTCTAGTTTTTCGACTGCACGCATTTTTAACGCTGTTGTTGGCCGGCTGGTTGGTCGGGCTGTTGACGTTGCCCGCCGCGTTGCAGGATTACGCGGCAACGGAAGTCGCCAAAGGGAAAATGACGGCCCAGCAGGCCGACAGCTTTGTGAAGTCATCGGCGGCCGACCGTCTTGTCCACGCGTTCGGCGAAACCGCCGGGAAAGTCGGCGTGTTGATCGCGCTGGCCGGCGTGATCGGCAGTCTATTGATGGCCTCGGGCGCCGCTTCGGTGATCGTCGATGCGATGTTGCGTTTGACCGGACCAAAGCGTGCACCGGAGGCGTTGGCCGCGAGTTCGTTCGTGTTGGGCGTGCCCGTCTTTTTTGACACGGTGTTCTACTTGATGGTGCCGCTGGCCCAGTCGCTGCGACGAAAGGTCGGCAAAGACTACGTGCTGTTCTTGCTGGCGATCCTTGCCGGCGGTTCGATCGCCCACTCGCTGGTCCCACCGACCCCGGGGCCGCTTCAGGTGGCGGAAATCATTGGTGTGGATGTCGGCACGATGCTGCTTGCCGGTTTGGGCATCGGCAGTGTGACCAGCGTGATTTCATTGGCGGCGGCAAGAACCATCAATCGCTTTGTCGAAATCCCTTTACCGGAAGCGGCGACTCCCGACGAAACGCAAGATCATGATGCGAAACAAGCATTGGGCGAAACTGCGTCCGGCGACCGGCCGTCCTTGATGCTGTCGTTGTTGCCCATCGTGGTGCCGGTCGTGTTGATCGCAACCGGATCGACCGTTGCGTACCTGGCCCAGTCGTCGTCATCGCCGACGGGCGGTTGGGTCAAAGCCGTCGACAACCTGTGCGACAAAAACGTCGCCTTGGCGATCGGCTGTGCGTTGTCGTTTTTGTTGATGCGGTACTGTGATCCGAAAGAAAAAAACAAGCTGGTCGCGACATCTCTGGCGGCGGCCGGTTCAATCATCCTGATCACTGCGGCCGGTGGCGCGTTCGGCGCGATGTTGCGGCAGGCAGGCATCGCGGGTGCCGTCGCAGGATTGGCCGAAGGCGTTCCGGGACTGATGATCCTGCCGTTGGCTTTCATCGTCACGGTGGCGATTCGAACCCTGCAGGGCAGTGCCACGGTCGCCATGATCACCGCCGCCGGCGTGATGCAAGGTTTTGCCGCCGACGGCACGTTGCCCTTTCATCCCGTCTACTTGGCGATGGCGATCGGCGCGGGCAGCAAACCGGTTTCTTGGATGACCGACAGTGCGTTCTGGGTGATCACTCGGATGAGCGGCATGACGGAGGCTCAGGGGCTGAAGGTGATTTCGCCGATGAGCACCGCGATGGGCTTGGCGGCCTTACTGGTGACGGTCAGCTTCGCGTATTTTCTACCCATGGCGGGTTGA
- a CDS encoding succinate dehydrogenase cytochrome b558 subunit, which translates to MNTVFQPNSKNVSDAAVSEVSFFEKHEFAIRRIHSLLGLVPLGAYMCVHLATNASLLNGVATFQRAVFLIHSLGSVLPLVEWGFIFLPLLFHAILGVWIIYTGKTNSSQYRFTANKRYTWQRWTGMIAFLFLMVHVLHLHGWFHAEPWLALMEPLGLAGFKPYNAASTLIMQMDGFIWPTFYLLGVLATIYHLANGIWTAGITWGLWISPQAQERATKLCVAFGLVLTVLGTGAWWAAVSPSVEEAKEARMIEDEMYEANLKGGLVYENDEKRIPADKVLGEPHDASADDESQDSADAQAMLLP; encoded by the coding sequence ATGAATACAGTCTTCCAACCAAACAGCAAGAACGTGTCAGACGCAGCGGTCAGCGAAGTAAGCTTTTTCGAGAAACACGAGTTTGCGATCCGCCGGATCCACTCTCTGTTGGGTTTGGTTCCCTTGGGCGCATACATGTGTGTGCACTTGGCGACCAACGCCAGCCTGCTCAACGGCGTGGCGACGTTCCAGCGTGCCGTGTTTTTGATTCACAGCCTGGGGTCCGTATTGCCGCTGGTGGAATGGGGATTCATCTTCCTGCCCCTGTTGTTCCACGCGATCCTTGGCGTCTGGATCATTTACACCGGCAAGACCAACAGCAGCCAGTACCGCTTCACCGCAAACAAGCGATACACATGGCAACGCTGGACGGGGATGATCGCGTTTTTGTTCTTGATGGTTCACGTGCTGCACCTGCACGGCTGGTTCCACGCCGAACCGTGGCTGGCTTTGATGGAACCGCTGGGGTTGGCCGGATTCAAACCGTACAACGCCGCCAGCACGTTGATCATGCAGATGGACGGTTTCATCTGGCCGACTTTCTACCTGCTGGGGGTCTTGGCCACAATCTACCACCTGGCCAACGGAATCTGGACGGCCGGAATCACTTGGGGCCTGTGGATTTCGCCTCAAGCTCAAGAACGTGCCACGAAACTATGTGTGGCCTTCGGACTCGTTTTGACGGTTCTTGGTACGGGTGCCTGGTGGGCCGCCGTTTCACCGTCGGTTGAAGAAGCCAAGGAAGCCCGCATGATCGAAGACGAGATGTACGAGGCGAACTTGAAGGGCGGTCTGGTTTACGAAAACGACGAGAAGCGCATTCCCGCGGACAAGGTCCTGGGCGAACCCCATGACGCGAGTGCGGACGACGAATCCCAAGATT